Proteins from one Tsuneonella aeria genomic window:
- a CDS encoding VOC family protein: MGAIDQIGHVTADLDAAVAMWTSHLGVGPWTVYRNVRLTGDYRGLPADVTIDVALGYRGTVQIELIQPTSDAPSPYRDDDGTLREGVHHLAWVVEDFDTAVALLGAHGLAPVFKAGNSASQVAYFEPAPGVVWELIAGEGMRAMMDAGMAAAAGWDGRDPVTEIDLAA, from the coding sequence ATGGGTGCGATAGACCAGATCGGCCATGTCACGGCCGACCTCGACGCCGCGGTTGCGATGTGGACATCGCACCTCGGCGTCGGGCCGTGGACGGTCTATCGCAACGTCAGGCTGACCGGCGATTATCGCGGGCTGCCGGCCGACGTGACCATCGATGTCGCGCTCGGTTATCGCGGCACGGTGCAGATCGAATTGATCCAGCCGACCAGCGATGCGCCTTCCCCCTATCGCGATGACGACGGCACGCTCCGCGAAGGCGTTCACCACCTCGCCTGGGTGGTGGAAGACTTCGACACCGCGGTGGCCCTGCTCGGCGCGCACGGGCTTGCACCCGTTTTCAAGGCGGGCAATTCGGCCAGCCAAGTCGCCTATTTCGAACCGGCGCCCGGCGTGGTCTGGGAACTGATCGCCGGCGAAGGCATGCGCGCGATGATGGATGCCGGCATGGCCGCCGCCGCAGGCTGGGACGGCCGCGATCCCGTGACCGAGATCGACCTGGCCGCCTGA
- a CDS encoding nuclear transport factor 2 family protein: protein MTAADREELRQLAWDYASCVDRGDAEGLVRLFTDDGLVGSSDRGVPAFAGHDGLRQMIAQVGTAFVKTMHNVFNHTFGAIEGDSASGETTCIAGHIIDDGDGGWKVFDMALRYANRYARVDGQWRFAERRLTVEWVETRPVERFDPAGLAMRADNRAAAQAG, encoded by the coding sequence GTGACAGCGGCCGACCGCGAAGAACTGCGCCAGCTCGCCTGGGATTATGCGTCGTGCGTGGATCGCGGCGACGCGGAAGGGCTCGTCCGGCTGTTCACGGACGATGGCCTTGTGGGATCGTCCGACCGGGGCGTCCCTGCCTTTGCAGGCCATGACGGGCTGCGGCAGATGATCGCACAAGTCGGAACAGCATTCGTCAAGACGATGCACAACGTCTTCAATCATACCTTCGGCGCGATCGAGGGCGACAGCGCAAGCGGCGAAACCACCTGCATCGCTGGCCATATCATCGATGACGGCGATGGCGGGTGGAAGGTGTTCGACATGGCGCTGCGCTACGCCAATCGCTACGCCAGGGTAGATGGCCAATGGCGCTTTGCAGAACGCCGCCTGACGGTCGAATGGGTCGAGACGCGCCCGGTGGAACGGTTCGACCCGGCGGGCCTGGCGATGCGCGCGGACAACCGCGCGGCGGCACAAGCGGGTTGA
- a CDS encoding SDR family NAD(P)-dependent oxidoreductase: MTALFPDGCALVFGASGGIGSKVAEVLATDGADLALVYNRKKDAAQTVASAAVAKGRKASVHACDVRDPASLSALVDSAVAEHGRVHTLVWAAGPLVEQHYLANTPLDAWRNAIETEVLGLIGATTALIPHMRQHGGGSIVHLGSAGHRRWPDRDGLSVAPKAANESFLQGIAREEGRNGIRANSVLVGVIDAGMFHELMAKGAFPDGWVEETQKALCVKRWGEAEEIGYAVSFLASARAAYVTGETINVSGGFGV, encoded by the coding sequence ATGACCGCACTTTTCCCGGACGGCTGCGCCCTTGTGTTCGGCGCCAGCGGCGGGATCGGCAGCAAGGTCGCCGAAGTCCTCGCCACCGACGGTGCCGACCTGGCGCTGGTCTATAACCGCAAGAAAGACGCTGCACAGACCGTGGCCAGCGCGGCGGTCGCCAAGGGTCGCAAGGCAAGTGTCCATGCCTGCGACGTGCGCGATCCAGCGAGCCTGTCGGCGCTTGTGGACAGCGCGGTTGCCGAACACGGGCGGGTGCACACGCTGGTCTGGGCGGCCGGCCCCCTGGTAGAGCAGCACTACCTTGCCAACACCCCTCTCGATGCGTGGCGCAACGCGATCGAAACCGAAGTGCTCGGTTTGATCGGCGCCACCACCGCCCTCATTCCGCACATGCGCCAACACGGTGGCGGATCGATTGTCCACCTCGGCTCCGCCGGCCATCGGCGCTGGCCGGACCGCGATGGTCTCTCCGTCGCGCCAAAAGCCGCGAACGAGAGCTTTCTGCAGGGCATCGCGCGCGAAGAGGGCCGCAATGGCATTCGCGCGAACTCGGTCCTGGTCGGCGTGATCGACGCTGGGATGTTCCACGAACTGATGGCGAAGGGCGCGTTCCCCGATGGCTGGGTCGAGGAGACGCAAAAGGCGCTGTGCGTGAAGCGCTGGGGCGAGGCGGAAGAGATCGGCTATGCCGTCAGCTTCCTTGCATCCGCGCGCGCAGCCTACGTCACGGGCGAGACGATCAACGTATCAGGCGGATTCGGAGTCTAG
- a CDS encoding Coq4 family protein produces the protein MQSEAIVGEGERQYFNGAIRKVETSSSVLVSSSKYLNSAELRSLVAQEMLRRNGPDLPNTAYIPEVAQILHMLEDHADIIRLFEEEKARLPLFREWLEKRNLADFTKAEVEGCAPGTLGAMLYDFMVNSGYELDVFFREVQVVNDFTFYLRQTALTHDIEHMVTGFGPNHGGEIALLNANLHSKSLYFRPELAAFFNRIQCYLKAKTIMKDSLHYPEALALNLEAEFRGAEQGRNWAYPIMLADWRSLVDTPITEIRRMLNITPVPPAGEWEDTNRLCMDLPADNDDIALEAAE, from the coding sequence ATGCAAAGCGAAGCCATCGTCGGCGAAGGCGAGCGCCAGTATTTCAACGGGGCGATCCGCAAGGTAGAAACGTCGAGTTCGGTGCTTGTCAGCAGTTCGAAGTACCTGAACAGCGCCGAACTGCGGAGCCTGGTCGCGCAGGAGATGCTGCGCCGAAACGGGCCCGATCTGCCCAACACGGCTTATATTCCGGAAGTCGCGCAAATCCTCCACATGCTGGAGGATCACGCCGACATCATCCGCCTGTTCGAGGAGGAAAAGGCGCGACTTCCCCTGTTTCGGGAGTGGCTTGAAAAGAGGAACCTGGCCGATTTCACCAAGGCGGAAGTGGAAGGGTGCGCCCCCGGCACGCTCGGCGCGATGCTCTACGACTTCATGGTCAACAGCGGCTACGAGCTCGACGTCTTCTTTCGCGAAGTGCAGGTGGTCAACGACTTCACGTTCTACCTCCGCCAGACCGCGCTGACTCACGATATCGAACATATGGTGACCGGCTTTGGCCCGAACCACGGCGGGGAAATCGCTCTCCTGAATGCAAACCTGCATTCGAAGTCGCTGTACTTCCGCCCCGAGCTGGCGGCGTTCTTCAACCGCATCCAGTGCTATCTCAAGGCCAAGACCATCATGAAGGATAGCCTGCACTATCCTGAGGCACTGGCGCTCAATCTCGAAGCGGAGTTCCGCGGCGCCGAGCAGGGACGCAACTGGGCCTATCCCATCATGCTGGCCGACTGGCGGTCGCTCGTGGACACACCCATCACCGAGATTCGGCGAATGCTGAACATTACGCCGGTTCCCCCTGCCGGTGAATGGGAGGATACCAATCGGCTTTGCATGGACCTGCCCGCAGACAACGACGACATTGCGCTGGAAGCGGCCGAATAA
- a CDS encoding Lrp/AsnC family transcriptional regulator, whose amino-acid sequence MNAGFTMDDIDREIVAHLRRNGRATNQQIADILGLTAATVSSRIRRMEEADALRVVAVSDFSAHGYNVLLEVAIEVEGRAASEVAEELAALPEVFAAHLVTGRYDIDVLVALHDFDGLSDLMLNKLAKIRGIRSLVPAIAIDVVKYEFDVAPIEARS is encoded by the coding sequence ATGAACGCCGGCTTCACGATGGACGACATCGACCGCGAAATTGTGGCGCACTTGCGTCGCAATGGTCGCGCCACCAACCAGCAGATCGCGGACATCCTCGGTCTCACTGCGGCGACGGTCTCCTCCCGCATCCGCCGGATGGAAGAAGCCGACGCCCTGCGCGTGGTGGCCGTATCGGACTTTTCGGCACATGGTTACAACGTGCTGCTGGAAGTCGCCATCGAAGTCGAAGGCCGCGCGGCAAGCGAAGTGGCCGAAGAACTCGCCGCCCTGCCCGAAGTGTTCGCAGCACACCTCGTGACGGGGCGCTATGACATCGACGTGCTCGTGGCGCTCCACGATTTTGACGGACTGTCGGACCTGATGCTCAACAAGCTGGCCAAGATCCGCGGCATTCGCTCGCTGGTCCCGGCAATCGCTATCGACGTCGTCAAATATGAATTCGACGTCGCCCCGATCGAGGCGCGAAGCTAG
- a CDS encoding TonB-dependent receptor has product MRSLLFVSTAIAAVALANPAFAQETDTTTATTDDDVGIGAIVVTAQKRAENIQDVPIAISAVSSEFLESRGITAIDDLGSIAPNVKIERAPSNKTISQIAIRGSVTINPAVTWEPAVGLYLDGVYIAKAQGSIFDVADLERVEVLRGPQGTLYGRNALAGAVNLVPRKPSGELRLVAEATYGNYDYWKGRAVVDLPAMGPLALKFSGQIQKRDGFIDLVPNPYPQQAFLAGPVLYDDTNDLDGRSFVAQARLQPEGSVLTVDYMFDYSKFDQRPDFAQLVRINRNGDPRDIFDPNSPGYAFGGAFFPIGLFENPDRQETGSVDGVLYERSRTYGHALTLTADLDAVTLKSISAYRNLRWSDLIDLDGSPLPVAATGRETRFHSYSQELQATGSAIDDRLNYVVGLFYYKEKAETDGPQSFFGGGSAFQSDYGSHTEAYAAYAQADFKITEQLKLTLGGRFTHEKKDIRRFLQILADPSLPAAILPLTAIDIPYGGVPDAKYNNFSPAATLSYEATPDVNLYARFARGFKSGGFNGETNTIAAPTADCPSGALELCDPYDAEKVDSYEVGVKTRLFDRKLIFNVAGFWDEHKDIQLSIFTAAGAASSIVRNAAAARIRGLEFEAIFRPSDAITINGSLAYLDADYKRFVEFGTDVSDNRAFPHTPKYTAALGADWRIVEGNWGKLNLVGDLNHVSKYYTFPYALVTPTPSDQNANNTRSDGRTIVNASLRLSEVPVGGGQAEVSLWARNITKEDSPSNFIDFGPGFGGLTVGYFPDPRTYGLTVGFRY; this is encoded by the coding sequence ATGCGTAGCTTGCTGTTCGTTTCCACCGCCATCGCCGCCGTTGCCCTGGCGAACCCCGCCTTCGCGCAGGAAACCGACACGACCACGGCCACGACCGATGACGACGTGGGCATCGGCGCGATCGTCGTCACCGCGCAGAAGCGCGCGGAAAACATCCAGGACGTGCCGATCGCGATTTCCGCGGTCTCGAGCGAATTCCTCGAATCGCGCGGCATTACCGCGATCGACGATCTCGGCTCCATCGCGCCCAACGTGAAGATCGAACGCGCCCCTTCGAACAAGACGATCTCCCAGATCGCCATCCGCGGGTCGGTGACGATTAACCCCGCCGTGACGTGGGAACCCGCGGTCGGGCTCTACCTCGACGGGGTCTACATCGCGAAGGCGCAAGGTTCGATCTTCGACGTCGCCGATCTGGAACGGGTGGAAGTGCTGCGCGGGCCGCAGGGCACGCTCTATGGCCGCAACGCGCTTGCCGGCGCGGTCAACCTCGTCCCGCGCAAGCCATCGGGGGAGCTTCGCCTCGTCGCGGAAGCCACTTACGGCAACTACGATTACTGGAAAGGCCGCGCGGTCGTTGATCTTCCCGCGATGGGCCCTCTGGCGCTAAAGTTCTCCGGCCAGATCCAGAAGCGCGACGGCTTCATCGACCTGGTGCCCAACCCGTACCCGCAGCAGGCGTTCCTCGCCGGGCCGGTGCTGTATGACGATACGAACGATCTCGACGGGCGCAGCTTCGTGGCGCAGGCCCGCCTCCAGCCGGAAGGCAGCGTGCTGACGGTCGATTACATGTTCGACTATTCCAAGTTCGACCAGCGCCCGGACTTTGCCCAGCTCGTCCGCATCAACCGTAACGGCGATCCGCGCGACATCTTCGATCCCAACAGCCCCGGATATGCGTTCGGCGGGGCGTTCTTCCCGATTGGCCTGTTCGAAAATCCGGACCGGCAGGAGACCGGCTCGGTCGACGGCGTCCTGTACGAACGGTCGCGCACGTATGGCCACGCGCTCACCCTGACGGCGGACCTCGACGCCGTGACGCTCAAATCGATCAGCGCCTACCGCAATCTGCGCTGGTCCGACCTGATCGACCTCGACGGCTCGCCGCTTCCCGTGGCGGCGACGGGACGCGAAACCCGCTTCCACAGCTACAGCCAGGAACTGCAGGCCACCGGCAGCGCCATCGACGATCGCCTTAACTACGTGGTGGGCCTGTTCTACTACAAGGAAAAGGCCGAGACCGACGGGCCGCAGAGCTTCTTCGGCGGGGGCAGCGCGTTCCAGTCCGACTATGGCTCCCACACCGAAGCCTATGCCGCCTACGCGCAGGCGGACTTCAAGATCACGGAGCAGCTCAAGCTGACCCTCGGCGGGCGCTTCACGCATGAGAAGAAGGATATCCGCCGCTTCCTCCAGATCCTTGCGGACCCGTCGCTGCCGGCGGCGATCCTTCCGCTGACGGCGATCGACATCCCCTACGGCGGAGTGCCCGATGCGAAGTACAACAACTTCAGCCCCGCTGCGACCCTGTCGTACGAGGCAACCCCTGACGTGAACCTCTATGCCCGTTTCGCGCGCGGGTTCAAATCGGGCGGCTTCAACGGCGAGACGAACACGATCGCCGCGCCCACGGCCGACTGCCCGAGCGGCGCGCTGGAACTGTGCGATCCCTACGACGCGGAAAAGGTCGACAGCTACGAAGTGGGGGTCAAGACCCGGCTGTTCGACCGCAAGCTGATCTTCAACGTCGCCGGCTTCTGGGACGAACACAAGGACATCCAGCTTTCGATCTTCACCGCTGCCGGCGCCGCATCCTCGATCGTCCGCAACGCGGCGGCGGCGCGCATCAGGGGCCTGGAATTCGAAGCGATCTTCCGCCCGAGCGACGCGATCACGATCAACGGCAGCCTCGCCTATCTCGATGCGGACTATAAGCGGTTCGTGGAGTTCGGCACCGACGTGTCCGACAACCGCGCGTTCCCGCATACGCCCAAGTACACCGCTGCACTGGGCGCGGACTGGCGGATCGTCGAAGGGAACTGGGGCAAGCTGAATCTCGTCGGCGACCTTAACCACGTCTCCAAGTACTACACCTTCCCCTACGCGCTGGTGACGCCCACCCCATCGGATCAGAACGCGAACAATACGCGGTCCGACGGCCGCACGATCGTCAACGCCAGCCTGCGTCTCAGCGAGGTGCCGGTGGGCGGCGGCCAGGCCGAAGTGTCGCTCTGGGCCCGCAACATCACCAAGGAAGACAGCCCGTCGAACTTCATCGACTTCGGGCCGGGCTTCGGCGGCCTGACGGTCGGGTACTTCCCCGATCCCCGCACCTACGGGCTCACGGTGGGTTTCCGCTACTGA
- a CDS encoding N-acyl-D-amino-acid deacylase family protein: protein MTDMLIRGGTVVDGTGAEPFLADVRVTDGMIAEVAPGLSLRDGEREFDATGCYVSPGFIESHTHYDATMWWQPDLDPLPGYGATTMILGNCGFTAAPLHPDKQAQREMINIFSFFEDIPEGPFLEHVPWDWQKWSEYRASMQRNVKVPLNYALYVGHIAIRLAAMGMDAWERAATPDEIEKMCELLDDAMAAGALGMSDNMHDHDGSDRPVPSLLADDAEFSALFDVLERYPAACYQVIVDTFMRMTGPANMERLEKLLTGRKIRIQVAGAVPTLGFQQAIRPAMEERVNSMRAAGVDIWPGVAHVSPTSTLSLVKSLIFAQSNDYVWHEVVLAETHEEKAALLADPDWRARARESWDANAWDHSPLKNPQDLHLLDSENGTGPLNITLKEYADERGQHRSDAMADWILANGTKSTVHMAPFPKDEDLTIALMRDPKTVGNISDAGAHLQMLCGGGENALLLTQYVRDEKSMTMAEAVHVMTGKLAEHFFLHDRGVIAPGKRADIAVFNLEEVQRRQMEKAFDVPDGKGGTTWRFTRQPMPTRLTMVNGVPTFENGAYTGAKPGEFLAPVNDHAEAAALEAAE from the coding sequence ATGACAGACATGCTGATCCGCGGTGGAACCGTCGTCGACGGGACCGGTGCCGAACCGTTCCTCGCCGATGTCCGCGTCACCGACGGCATGATCGCGGAAGTCGCGCCGGGCCTTTCCCTCCGCGATGGAGAGCGCGAATTCGATGCCACCGGCTGCTACGTCTCCCCCGGCTTCATCGAAAGCCACACCCATTATGACGCGACCATGTGGTGGCAGCCCGATCTCGATCCCCTGCCCGGCTACGGCGCCACCACGATGATCCTGGGCAACTGCGGCTTCACCGCCGCGCCCCTCCATCCCGACAAGCAGGCGCAGCGCGAGATGATCAACATCTTCTCGTTCTTCGAGGATATTCCCGAAGGGCCGTTCCTCGAACACGTTCCGTGGGACTGGCAGAAGTGGAGCGAATATCGCGCCTCGATGCAGCGCAACGTCAAGGTTCCGCTGAACTACGCCCTCTATGTCGGCCACATCGCGATCCGCCTCGCCGCCATGGGCATGGACGCGTGGGAGCGCGCCGCGACACCTGACGAAATCGAAAAGATGTGCGAACTGCTCGACGATGCGATGGCGGCCGGCGCGCTGGGCATGAGCGACAACATGCACGATCACGACGGAAGCGATCGCCCCGTGCCGTCCCTCCTTGCCGACGACGCCGAGTTCTCCGCGCTGTTCGATGTACTCGAACGCTATCCCGCGGCTTGCTACCAGGTGATCGTCGACACCTTCATGCGCATGACGGGCCCCGCGAACATGGAGCGGCTAGAGAAGCTGCTCACCGGGCGCAAAATCCGCATCCAGGTGGCCGGCGCCGTGCCGACGCTCGGCTTCCAGCAGGCTATTCGGCCCGCGATGGAAGAGCGCGTCAATTCCATGCGCGCTGCGGGCGTCGATATCTGGCCGGGCGTGGCGCACGTCTCGCCCACGTCCACGCTCAGCCTCGTCAAGTCGCTCATCTTCGCACAATCGAACGATTACGTCTGGCATGAGGTCGTGCTGGCTGAAACGCACGAGGAAAAGGCGGCGCTGCTCGCCGATCCCGACTGGCGGGCGCGTGCGCGGGAAAGCTGGGACGCGAACGCCTGGGATCACTCCCCGCTAAAGAATCCGCAGGATCTCCACCTGCTGGACAGCGAGAACGGCACCGGCCCGCTCAACATCACGCTCAAGGAATATGCCGACGAGCGCGGGCAGCACCGGTCTGATGCCATGGCGGACTGGATCCTTGCCAACGGGACGAAGTCGACCGTCCACATGGCCCCCTTCCCCAAGGACGAGGACCTCACCATTGCCCTGATGCGTGACCCCAAGACGGTCGGCAACATCTCCGATGCGGGCGCGCACCTGCAAATGCTGTGCGGTGGTGGTGAGAACGCCCTGCTGCTGACCCAGTACGTGCGCGACGAGAAGTCGATGACAATGGCCGAGGCGGTCCACGTGATGACCGGCAAGCTCGCCGAACACTTCTTCCTCCACGATCGTGGCGTCATCGCGCCGGGCAAGCGCGCCGACATCGCGGTGTTCAATCTCGAGGAAGTGCAGCGCAGGCAGATGGAAAAGGCGTTCGACGTGCCCGACGGCAAGGGCGGCACGACATGGCGTTTCACCCGTCAGCCCATGCCCACGCGCCTTACCATGGTGAACGGGGTCCCGACGTTCGAGAACGGCGCATACACCGGTGCCAAGCCGGGCGAGTTCCTCGCGCCCGTCAACGACCACGCCGAAGCCGCCGCGCTGGAAGCGGCCGAGTAA
- a CDS encoding alpha/beta hydrolase, which yields MAIHPGFNPMLEAMAPFVSMDWATVPADQLRAFADNPMASGEPLAMARVENLTIPVEGASIPARLYVPEGAPDTPPLTMFFHGGGWVLGTLETHDATCRALARDAGCAVLSVGYRLAPEHRYPTAAEDCYAATLWATRNARELGVDGSRLAVAGDSAGGNLAAAVALMARDRRGPDIVHQLLIYPVVVRNFETPSYQANGGPGTFLPIAAMRRFWDDYLGDADTDTAELASLLTRDDLAGLPAATVVVAEHDPLHDEGVAYAGKLSDAGVAVTKIEAPGMIHGFFGMTDIVPDAREWTVAAARRLGEALA from the coding sequence ATGGCCATTCACCCCGGCTTCAACCCGATGCTGGAAGCGATGGCGCCGTTCGTCTCGATGGACTGGGCCACCGTTCCGGCCGATCAGCTTCGTGCCTTCGCTGACAACCCGATGGCGTCTGGCGAGCCCTTGGCGATGGCCCGGGTCGAGAACCTGACGATCCCGGTCGAAGGCGCGTCGATCCCGGCGCGGCTGTATGTACCTGAAGGTGCCCCGGATACGCCCCCGCTGACCATGTTCTTCCACGGCGGCGGCTGGGTGCTCGGCACGCTCGAAACCCACGACGCGACGTGCCGGGCGCTCGCGCGGGACGCGGGGTGCGCCGTCCTGTCGGTGGGCTATCGGCTGGCGCCGGAACACCGCTATCCCACCGCTGCTGAGGATTGTTACGCGGCGACGCTCTGGGCAACCCGTAACGCGCGCGAACTGGGCGTGGACGGATCGCGCCTAGCCGTGGCTGGCGATAGCGCTGGCGGCAACCTGGCAGCGGCGGTCGCCCTGATGGCACGTGATCGGCGCGGACCCGATATCGTGCACCAGCTTCTGATCTATCCGGTGGTGGTTCGTAATTTCGAAACACCGTCTTATCAGGCCAATGGCGGCCCCGGCACGTTCCTCCCGATCGCGGCGATGCGGCGTTTCTGGGACGACTATCTGGGCGATGCGGACACCGATACAGCCGAACTCGCATCGCTGCTGACACGCGACGATCTTGCCGGGCTTCCGGCCGCAACCGTCGTCGTCGCGGAACACGACCCCCTCCACGATGAGGGGGTGGCCTACGCAGGCAAGCTATCGGACGCCGGCGTTGCCGTCACCAAGATCGAGGCACCGGGGATGATCCACGGGTTTTTCGGAATGACCGACATCGTTCCGGACGCCAGGGAGTGGACCGTGGCCGCCGCCCGGCGGCTTGGCGAGGCGCTGGCGTGA
- a CDS encoding AsnC family transcriptional regulator — protein sequence MPTPSLDDFDRQLIEVLARDARVSNRKIAADLGVTEGTVRGRIRRLQQDKLIAFTALTGLGTQGETKLAFIAINAEVDQVRAIAERIATIPRVTGVLVTMGRSNIIAICLFEQLEELVAVASDQILAMPGVHHVETSIAVKTFKYNARVVKITGTSDIAENDD from the coding sequence GTGCCGACCCCCTCCCTGGACGATTTCGATCGTCAGCTCATCGAAGTGCTGGCGCGCGATGCGCGGGTGTCCAATCGCAAGATTGCGGCCGACCTCGGCGTCACCGAAGGCACGGTGCGCGGGCGCATCCGGCGGCTTCAGCAGGACAAGCTCATCGCCTTCACCGCGCTGACCGGGCTCGGCACCCAGGGCGAAACCAAGTTGGCGTTCATCGCGATCAATGCGGAAGTCGATCAGGTGAGAGCCATTGCGGAGCGTATCGCGACGATACCGCGGGTCACCGGCGTTCTGGTCACCATGGGTCGGTCGAACATCATCGCGATCTGCCTGTTCGAGCAACTCGAGGAACTGGTAGCGGTCGCCTCGGACCAGATCCTGGCGATGCCCGGGGTCCACCATGTCGAGACCTCGATCGCGGTCAAGACGTTCAAGTACAACGCAAGGGTCGTAAAGATCACCGGCACATCCGATATCGCCGAAAACGACGATTAG